GGGGGTTCCCGCAGCGAGCGCAGCGAGCGAGGAACCCCCCGCAGTAAAAAGGTGATAGGCCAGGAACACGTGCCGCGGCTGGTCGGCCAGCACCTCGCAGCCCCGACACCACCTTTTTTCCCGTCGGGTGCGCTCCTGGCGTCGCGCACCACTCGGGCAAAAACGTGGGCGAAAAAGCGGACACTCGCTTCGCTCGTGTCCGGACTCTATGCCAGGAACACGTGCCGCGGCTGGTCGGCCAGCACCTCGCGGCCCCACTCGACGGTCTCGCGGAACTCGTCGCTGCGGAAGAACGCCATGGCGTCCTCCTTCGAGTCCCACTGGCTGGCGATGAACATGTCGGTCTCGTCCTCGCGGTTGGCCAGCAGCGTGGTCTCGCGGTGGCCGTCCATCTCGGTGAGCATGCCGCCGACCTCGCGGAAGGTGTCGACGAACTCCTCGCGGTAGTCGGGCTCGACGGCGTAGAACATGCCCATAGTGCCGAAGCCGTCACCGGCGTCGGGGCGGCCGACGACCTCGGGGAGGTCGGTCAGGAACCCGGCGGCGGTGTCCGCGGCGTCCTGCGTCTCCCAGAGGCTGACCACGGCGGTCCGGTCGCCGTCGACGGCCCCGTAGACGGCAGTCTTGACGTGGGTGTCGTAGTGGTCGAAGTTCCCCCGGAGGTCGGTCACCTCCTCGAACAGGTCGTCCGGGTCGGCCTCGGAGTACAGCGCCAGCGCGTACACGTCCTCGCCGTGGGGCTGGCCGGCGTAGACGTCCTCCTCGGCGAGCTGCTCGCGGATAGCGTCGGCGTCGCGGTCGCCGGTCCCGGCGGCGTCACTGCCGTCTGGCGCGGCCGCGTCCCCGCCCGCGTCGTCCGCGGCCAGCGGCCCGCCGTAGCGCTCGTCGACACCGGGCAGGTCGCCGAGGAAGCCCGCGGCCGTCTCGGCGGCCTCCTTCGCGGTCCAGACGCTGACGGCAGCGGCCCGGCCGTCGCTGGCGCGGACGCCGGTCAGCACGTGGCGGTCGTAGTGGTCGAAGTTCTCGCGCAGGCCAGAGATCTCGTCGGCCAGCTCCTCGGCGTCGGCGTCGGAGTAGAAGACCAGCCCGTAGTCGCCGGGGTCGTAGTCGGCGCCGGGGCGGACGCCCAGCGTCGCGAGGCGCTCGGTGGCGTCGTCGACGTCCCGGAAGTCGCCGCCGCCGACCGGCGGACGGCCGCCGGAGGACGCCGAATCGTCGCCGTCGTCGTCCGCTTCGTCGCTGCCCTCGTCGGCGGCTCCGCCGTCGTCGCCGGCGGCCTCGCCGCCGTGGGGGTGGTCGCCCTCGGCGGCGGAGCCGGGGTGGGCGCCGCCCGCGTGGCCGGCGTCGGCGGCGTGGCCGTCCGCGGCGGTCGCGCCGGCGGTGGACGCCGCGGCCGGGGACGACCGCTCCTCGCCCTCACCGGTGGGCACGCGATCACCGGCCAGCACGGCCGGCAGGTCCTCGGGCGGGAAGCGCCGGCCCACGTAGAAGGGGCCGAACTCGGCGTACTTCGAGGAGGAGGGGTCGAACCGCATCCGCGTCAGCAGATCCTTGATGTCGGTCACGTCGTCGGCCCACAGCGTGATGCCCCACTCCCAGTCGTCCAGCCCGGTCGAGCCGGCGATCATCTGCTTGACCTTGCCGCCGTACTCGCGGCCGATCTCGCCGTGGCGCTTGATGTGCTCGGCCCGCTCCTCGAAGGGCAGGTCGTACCAGTTCTGGTCGGGCTGGCGGCGCTTGTCCATCGGGTAGAAGCAGACGAACTCCTCGTCCGGCACGTCCGGGTGGAGCCGGGCCTGGATGTACTGGGCCAGCCCGGAGTCCTCGTCGAGGTCGCCCTCGAAGTACTCCCGGGACTTCTCGGTGTAGCCCGACGCCTCCGTGACGGAGACGTAGGACTCCGTCCGTTCCGTGAAGCGGGCGAACTCGGTCCGCTCGAAGCGCCGCTCGGCGGCGTCCAGGTCGGCCATCGTCGGCCGGAGGTGCAGGACCATGAGGTCGGCGTCGGCCCCGAGGACGGTGTAGACGGCCGACTGGCCCTCGTCCGCGTCCTCGACGGCCTCGTGGGACCGCAGGTACTCGACGCCCTCTGCGAGGGCGCGTTCGCGCTCGCGGTCCGGGGCCGCCCGCCAGGCGTCCCAGTCGACGGACCGCAGGTCGTGGAGGACGTACCAGCCTTCCTCCGTCTGCGGCGGCTCTCGTTGCATGCGTTACCCTTGCGGACGCCGCGTTAGGAAAGTTGCCTTTCCGGGCTATAGTAGCAATCGAGCGCAGTGACACACTCGAGGGGTACCCGGGGTGCCCCTCGATGTGTGAATAGTTTCAATTTCTACTATCCGCGCTACAGCGGCCGGATCACGGAGACCGCGTAGCGATCGACGGGGTGCCCCTCAGACGCCCCAGGGGAAGGTGTCGGGCGCCTCCGTCCGGTAGGGCTCCATGTGCATCGGGTGCAGCGCCGAGGACTCCTGGACGTGGAGGTAGGCGTCGTAGCGCTCCGGCAGGTCCGTCGGGACGTAGTTGCCCAGCTCGCGCTTGGGGTGGTACACGACGCCGATGGCGCGGTGGCCGCGCTCGCGGGCCAGCGGTTCGGGGTCGTCGACGTCGTCGAACAGCAGGTAGGAGTCGCCGACGCCGGCGCGGTCGAAGACGTCCTCGTAGCTGGTGTCCTGCGCGCGCGGGACCGTCATCTCCTCCATCGGCGCGTCCCAGGCGTCGCCGGCGACGACGGAGCCGTGGTGGGTGCCGAAGCCCACGAGGAGGACGTCGTCCGCCCCGTGGCGCTCGCGGGCCAGCTGGCCGACGTTGAGCCGCCCGCGATCGACCATGTCCGTCGCCCGCGCGTCGCCGACGTGGGTGTTGTGCGCCCAGACGACGGCCGTGCCGTCGATCTCGGGCCGGTCCAGCAGGCGGTCGACCGTCTCCATCATGTGCTCGTCGCGGACGTTCCAGGACTCCTCGTCGGCCGAGACCATCGCACGGTAGTACGCCTCGGCGTTCTTCGCGACCAGCGCGTTCTGCTCGGCGTCGAACTCCGCCTCGGGGCCGTCGGCGTCGTAGCTCCGGGCCCGCTCCCGGACGTCCGTCAGCACGTCGAGCACCTCGGCCTCGCAGTTCTCGGGGACCAGTCGCGTCTCCCGGGCGTACTCGCGGGCGTCCTCGCCGTAGGGCTCGAAGCAGTGGTAGGCGTCCCGGGCGCGCTCGGCGCCCTCGAGGTCGACGCCCTCGAGGTAGTCGACGACGGCGTCCATCGACTCGAACAGGTTGTAGACGTCGATCCCGTAGAATCCGGTCTGGTCGCCGAGGTCCCGGCCATCGTTGTGCTCGCGGAGCCACTCGACGAACTCGGCGACCTCCCAGTTGGCCCACATCCAGGTCGGCCAGCGGTCGAACTCGTGTAGGACCTCCCGCGTCTCGTCGGGCGCGTCGTCGTACCCCCGGACGTGGCGGTTGACGGCGAAGCAGTCGGTCCAGTCGCCCTCGACGCCGACGAACGCGACGTCGGTCTCGCGGATCAGCCGCGCGGTCAGCCGCGCCCGCCAGCGGTAGAACTCGCTCGTGCCGTGAGAGGCCTCGCCGATCAGGACGTACGACCGGTCCGCCGCGGCCTCGACGATCGGGTCGAGGTCGGCCGGCTCCGCCAGGCCCCGTGCGTTCCGCCGGACCGCGTCGACGGCCTCGTCCAGCCCCTCCTCGCGTCGGTTGCCGCGCTGGAGCGAACTCATCGGTCGACGGTAGCCCGCTGCCCGACAAGAGGGCGCGGCAAGCTATGGCAAGTCGGGAGGCGGGTGGGCGGGAGGGGCGAATCAGTCCGCGTCGCTCCGGTCGAGGGCGACCCTCCGGGTCTCGTAGTTCTCGAGGAAGGCGGCGTTCCCGCCGACGCTGACGACCTCGTCGCCGCGGTCGACGAGCAGCGAGTGCTCGACGGGGAAGTCGTTGGTCGCCGGTTCGACGAGGCCCTGCCTGGTGTCGACGACCGTTCCCGAGAGCGTGTCCCACTCGTCGCCGTCGACCGGCCGGGCCGTGGCCTCGACGGCGAGGGACTCGCCCTCGCGCAGGCGCAGCGTGGCGTCGAGGACGGCGTGACGGAAGTTGTCGTAGACGGCCGGCAGCGGTCGGGGATCGGCGACGTACGTCTCGGCCCCCATCGGCCAGTAGTTCCCCATGAACGAGCCGACCAGCACCGGCACGATCTGCTCCTGGCCGAAGGCGATGGCCTCCTGGTCGGACTTCGTCCGGGTGACCATCTCGACCGGCGCGACCACGCCGTAAGTGGCGTCGACGGTCAGCAGCAGGGGCGTCGGGTACTCCCAGGCCCGCGCGACCGTCGCGATGCCGTC
This genomic interval from Halomicrobium urmianum contains the following:
- a CDS encoding erythromycin esterase family protein; the encoded protein is MSSLQRGNRREEGLDEAVDAVRRNARGLAEPADLDPIVEAAADRSYVLIGEASHGTSEFYRWRARLTARLIRETDVAFVGVEGDWTDCFAVNRHVRGYDDAPDETREVLHEFDRWPTWMWANWEVAEFVEWLREHNDGRDLGDQTGFYGIDVYNLFESMDAVVDYLEGVDLEGAERARDAYHCFEPYGEDAREYARETRLVPENCEAEVLDVLTDVRERARSYDADGPEAEFDAEQNALVAKNAEAYYRAMVSADEESWNVRDEHMMETVDRLLDRPEIDGTAVVWAHNTHVGDARATDMVDRGRLNVGQLARERHGADDVLLVGFGTHHGSVVAGDAWDAPMEEMTVPRAQDTSYEDVFDRAGVGDSYLLFDDVDDPEPLARERGHRAIGVVYHPKRELGNYVPTDLPERYDAYLHVQESSALHPMHMEPYRTEAPDTFPWGV
- a CDS encoding heme-binding protein, which gives rise to MQREPPQTEEGWYVLHDLRSVDWDAWRAAPDRERERALAEGVEYLRSHEAVEDADEGQSAVYTVLGADADLMVLHLRPTMADLDAAERRFERTEFARFTERTESYVSVTEASGYTEKSREYFEGDLDEDSGLAQYIQARLHPDVPDEEFVCFYPMDKRRQPDQNWYDLPFEERAEHIKRHGEIGREYGGKVKQMIAGSTGLDDWEWGITLWADDVTDIKDLLTRMRFDPSSSKYAEFGPFYVGRRFPPEDLPAVLAGDRVPTGEGEERSSPAAASTAGATAADGHAADAGHAGGAHPGSAAEGDHPHGGEAAGDDGGAADEGSDEADDDGDDSASSGGRPPVGGGDFRDVDDATERLATLGVRPGADYDPGDYGLVFYSDADAEELADEISGLRENFDHYDRHVLTGVRASDGRAAAVSVWTAKEAAETAAGFLGDLPGVDERYGGPLAADDAGGDAAAPDGSDAAGTGDRDADAIREQLAEEDVYAGQPHGEDVYALALYSEADPDDLFEEVTDLRGNFDHYDTHVKTAVYGAVDGDRTAVVSLWETQDAADTAAGFLTDLPEVVGRPDAGDGFGTMGMFYAVEPDYREEFVDTFREVGGMLTEMDGHRETTLLANREDETDMFIASQWDSKEDAMAFFRSDEFRETVEWGREVLADQPRHVFLA
- a CDS encoding TrmB family transcriptional regulator sugar-binding domain-containing protein, which codes for MDDATLVERLERLGFSEKAVETYLSILERGSGTAAEVADATGVSKRYVYSISERLEERGFVDVADHAVPTEIRARPPEEAIDALTGDLSAIESALDDRFARVDPDVREFDVVKSRPTMLDRISAFVARAETEITLSIPHAHLEELAPDLRAAVDRGVVSRVLVVDAPTDESPDVDGIATVARAWEYPTPLLLTVDATYGVVAPVEMVTRTKSDQEAIAFGQEQIVPVLVGSFMGNYWPMGAETYVADPRPLPAVYDNFRHAVLDATLRLREGESLAVEATARPVDGDEWDTLSGTVVDTRQGLVEPATNDFPVEHSLLVDRGDEVVSVGGNAAFLENYETRRVALDRSDAD